The DNA sequence TCACCCTCAGGCGCAGACATCGTGACTTCAGGCGCCTTATACAAGTTGATACCCGACCGGAGCTCGGGGTCTTCCTCTAAATCTCGCAGGAAGATCTCGTAGTCCTGCTCGACCTTCTTGAGGTCGCGGCCACCCATGCGACCGATGGCACCGCGAGCATTGCTCGTCTCGCCCTCCTCGCCCGCTTCCTTCGCGATACTGCGCAGCTTCCAGTTCCTGACCTTGCTCTTCTTCCGCCTGTTCGGGTACGTCTTCTTCACGAGAATAATGTCCGGAATCCGTGACACAGGCAAGGAAGCAAAGTTATCGGAGTTGAAGTTGGCATTGGTGAGGAAGTAGCCTAGCGCGGTGTCTCCTGGCTGAAGGATCGCGCCGAGATGTGTGCGCGTGTGGAAGACCTGTGTTGTCAGACCAGAGGATTCAAAGTCCATGCTATCCTCATCATCAGCCTGTTTTCCAGAGGAATGGAACGCGCCTGCAAGGGCGACTTGTGCGTCTGCCATGAGGAATTTACCCTTTTGGCGAGAGTGATCGGGGTCGATGTCAAGGATGGTGAATTCTTTGAGGTCGGTAACAGAGGCTAAAGAGTCAAAAGGTGCTCTCCAGTATATCTGGGAAGGGATCTCGCATGTTTGGAGGGTTTGTGGGTCTAGGAGTTGTAAAGAGTTCCCAACGCGGATGCAGACAGTCAAAGGATTGATGTTACTGAATGTCCGTGCCTGCTTCAGAGGCATGCAGACAAGGTCGTCTTTGCATATAGGAACGATCTCGACAGAGTAGGTATATTTGAAGTTTGCGGTACTGCTGTGAACGTCTGAGGATAGCAGTTGCTCAGATGCTTTTGATCTAATTGCGTTGAGGCACAATTGAGACACGGCAACAACAAAAATTGTGAGACACAGACATACTTGATAGGTGCTACACTGGCCAAAAATTCAACCATCTTCAGTGCATGGCTTTTGGAGCTGTAGAAAAAGTCCAGTCCATCCCTGACCTCCTTGATCGAAATGGTATCTTTTTGTGCGTTGTGCTTAAGAATGAGTTGTTCTAGGTAGAGGAAAGTACGCTTGTGGGGAACCTTTTGTCGTACTTGCACGAGTGCCTTCCATGTGTTTTTGGCCGCAAGCTTAGCACAGTCGGGGCACTGGCCATGCTGTACTAGATATTCGATTTCGAATGTTTGCTCAAGGATGGTATTCGTCAATACCTGCCGGAAGTTAGAACCATTTCGTTCGATAGAAATGCATTGCACACCTCTTTTTGTACCGTCATAGATACTCGTAGTCGCTTCGAGTGAGGTTCTGTCCAGATGAAGTGTGCCTCCGTTAACCGTACTTTGTTCAATCCCTTCAACTTTTTAAGACAGATCGAGAGAAGTTCTGCAGATTCCGGTTTTGCAAGTGTCCATGATGAAGGTGGAGCCAAGAATCGTTCGCAGTTTCGACAGAAAGATACAGCAGCTAAAAGATTTCATTCAACAGGATTGTTGGGTGATTACTGAAAATCGTACGCACCTTGTTTAGGGATTCCTTCCGTAATATCGACACTAGAAAAATTCAGAACATGAATGATGCAGAAACTCAGATGACACACGTATTCCTCAGGCAAGAAACGCAGAGATTGGCAGAATTTGGCACGATGGGTGTTCCTAAAGATGGAGATCAGCTCATGAACATTTTCGTTTTGAGATCAAAGAAAGATCGTACCGCAATCAGCACACAGCACACGATGCACAGCAGGGCCTGCCACAAATTCCATGGCAGTACAGACGGAAAGCAACTATGGTTTTGTAAAAGTAAAAAAGAGCTATATAAGCCTGCGATTTAGTCAGCTACAAAAGCTGCAAAAGCGGCACCGAGGAGGAAAGATGAAAAATCTGAGTCACGTGAAGCAGCTATATCTAAATGTcgaattatcttatctgaTAGCTGGACTTTGAATGCAATTGGTTGACGTGTCGAGGTCGCGCCTGTCATTGCCCAAAAGATTCCGTCCCCCATCTTTAAATATTTCGACCACGTTGACCCTATGCACTAAAGCTACTGACTAGAGGAGACCACCATGAAACGAGTCTTTGCCTTGCTTGGAGCGGCTATCCCCGTTCTCCAGGTGGTTGGGAGCCCGCCTGTTAAAGTCGGACTGAGGTCATCGTGGCCTGCCCCGCCATTTCTAGCAGAGATTCTGTGAGTCGTAAAAACACATTCCCAGATCAGCGTTAATGTCTGCTAACGCACTGTGCAGAGAGACAGTATCATTAGAGAACCCAGATGCATTCTTTACATATTTGGACCGTCTCACCGACCCCGAATTATTGCGGTTACCCAATAGCCTGAAACCTGAGGCCATTCATCAAGCTGCACTCCAGATAGCCATTGACAATGGAATTCTGCACGAGGAAGGCTCCCTGTCGCTAGTTGAAATGAATCTAGCCATGCACGCTGCGACACCGAAGCTGGAGGCTTTCTATAACTACTATGCTGACAACCACAATCGCAGTCCCGGAACACAGTGCGGGTCATGGGTAGACTGGTATGGCGAGGTTATATGCGATGTTGAGACCTTGGCGCAACTTGCTGGAGTTGAAGCTATTGATCCTCCTCGAGATCCCAAGACAGACACGTAAGTCATTTCGCTCTCTGATTCAAGGTTGCTCATTTCATATATGTTTATACAAAAGGTTCCAACCTAAACCCAAAATTCTCACTTTTGATCATATCTACCCTCCTCCAGATCTTATTCTAGAGAGGCCTCCTCGGACTGCCATTTTGTACGCGTCATTAACCTCACCCAACTTCCGTGAGCTGCACACATACCTATTGAAGCTAACAAATCGACTGGACCCTCATGTGGAATACGTATTCCGACATATACCCCCCACTTCTCAGTCAGAGGAGAAGACGTACTTATCAGGGTATGGTGTAGGACTTGacttgaagaagatggaCTACCTTGCGCTTGATGATCGAACCAATTCAGCAGGTAAGAGTCGCTGGTCAAGAGAAGTCTCTCCAACTCACGCGTTATCTTCTAGCAAGCAATGCAGAGTCAAAATCTGACATCAGCAGCGATACTCAAAGAGTGGACCCTGTGATGCCTCTGATTTTGGCGCACCCTGAAAACGTCACCGCTCCTGGCGCGGACGTTCCATTGTCagaggaagaacttgaaggCATGCATCATGATTTCTTCGGAAATGGATTGTTCTCACATATGATACACAGGCCTTGGCGCAAAAGCAGCCCAAATTATCTCAGAATCCCTCGACCCGCTCGAAACTCTCACTCACCTCTCCCAAAACTTTCCAAAATATGCCACTTCTCTAGCTCGCAGGGTAGTTGTGAACGAGAGCATTGCTGAAGAACTGCACAACAATTCTCTCAAAGCTCAGCGCGGCATCAACGCTCTTTGGTTTAATGGTTTGCAAATAGAACCAAAAGATGTCAATCCATTTGGTCTCATCCGGACTGTCAGGAAGGAGAGGAACGTCATGAAATCCCTGACCTCGTTAGGTCTCGAGCGATCAGAGGCGTTGCAGTTGCTAACTCATTCAGCCATTGCTATAGCACAAAAGGACAGCGCTTCAATGGAAGCCATCTTCGATGCGAGCGATCGACCTGAAGGAGGTGATGTCATTGTCTGGTGGAACGACATGGAAAAAGACAGCCGGTATGTACTTGGTCCCGCCTTCAATATCTGCCGCCTGATGTCCAGTCCTTGCATCGTAGATACGCAAAATGGAACCCATCACTCTATGCAGTATGTATTGCGATTTATTGTTTTAATAGTATCTTACAAGTACACTAGCTCCTCCGTCCCATGTACCCCGGTTCTCTGCCCAGTATCAAAGCCAACTTGTTCAACATTGTTCTGATCCTCGACCTATCTCAAACAACGAGCCTGAATTTCCTCGCTGGTGGCGTCACCAATATCATCAACCGCGATATTCCTTTAAGATTCGGCCTAGTTCCTTTGGTTGAGACTGAAGACGGTGAGTCAACCATGTGTACAATTATATACTTTCTGCTAAGTTTATGTTTAGGAAAGAAGATGGCTAGGCTTTTCTATCATCTCGTTAAGAATTACGGACGTAGAAAGACCCTCCAATTCATACACTCGGTAAGCACCCGGTTCAACACAACTTTTCATTTATAGGCTGACAAAATCGCAGATATCGCAAATTCGACTGCCAGCTCACCTCCAGACAGCCGATCTTGATTGGACGACTGTCGGCGCCGCTTACGACGAACTAGTAGCGCGCGAGCATGAAGAGAACCCTGACGTCGTAACCCCATCTCTGGATGCAATTTTCAACGGCGAGGTGGATGTTGACGATTCACGCCTCGATAAAATTAATGCGTATTCCGAACGTTTGGCATCAACTTTAGCCTCATCAGAAACTGGACATGCATTCTTCAATGGGAAGCACTTCGATGTAAATGAGGTACGAAATCATCAGAATAGTATCCTTTTCCCATAATTATCTCATTTCATTGAAGAACTTTATGCGCCAACTTCAAGGCGAAGTTGCGATGCAAATGGCATACCTTCAGGAGAAGGTTCGATTGCAAAATCTTATCCCTTTTGTCCCATACTGAAGTATTTATATATATAGGTGTATGCAGGTGTCTTGGCTGACGACGCTGAACGCGAAACAATGAGCAACTACTTCTACGACCTTCCGACTACCAGCAAGCGGCGTAACAAGTACATTTACCCTGCGGCGGGGTCGAAGTCTGTTCATATTGTTAACCTCCCTGAGGTATTTGCAAAGTCGCGTTTCCGGCTTTCTTCATCGGCGTATCTTTATCCTCGTAAGTGGACCTTGTTCCTCCATTTTGAATGTATATTTATCgctttttgtttcttttatTCTAGCCGCCGATGCCCAGTCTATCTCTGAAAGTCTTTACGTTGTTGCTGATTTCGACACGGAGGACGGTCTCGCCCTGGTGAAAGATGCTGTATCGTCTTTGGTCTGTCTTATACTCCATTTTCTATGCGAACTTTCTATCTGACCAAACGTTTGTAGAACGAGGAAAGCAAAACTCGAATCTCTTTCATTCATAACCCATCCTTTGTCAAATCTCCTGACAATGCATCCAGATCACCCGCAACCTGGCTCTTTGCCCACCTTCACACCCGCGAGCTGCTCGCCAAAGCTTCGCCAGAATCTCTTTTAACTGCTCTTGGCTTCGATGGACTTTCTATTCCCACAGAGGGGACCCAGATCCCGATTAAGAAGTACAATGCCTTCGAAGAACTGACTGGCGGTGTTTCTTTGGGCAGCATTATGGAGGAGGAGTACATTGACTATGTGAAAACTAGCCGGCTTGTGTCAAGGGAGCTGCATCTTTTGCCTGGGCAGTCAGCATTGGTGGTTAATGGCCGTGTACGTCCAATCCCTTAAGCGCATATATGTGTACTTCAGGGTAATTTATTAACATGATGTAATTGTCCAGGTTGTTGGTCCCATTGCTGCTAACGATTTCCATGTCGCGGATTTCAAGACCTTGGAAGACCATGAATTCAGGGGACGCACTGAGCCTGTTGTGAAGGCTCTGCAAGACGTGGTTCCACAGCTGTCTGAAGATAGGTGAGTCGCATTCATGTCTgcatttttctcttctttgagTTAAACCCTTCTTCAGAAACAAATTTGCAAACGTCGTGTCTTTGGCTTCTTCGGTAATCGCAGCGACGCAACAACCTGATCCAAGTGAGGCTGGTCTATTTGATAAACCACTTATAGTTAGACAGCGAGGCTATCAGCTGCTGGACTCAGAATATACGTACGTCCTCTCTGATCATGCAGAAGGAATGTAAAATCTTACATTCTGCACAAGATCGTTTCAATATGGCGACAATTCGACGGCGCTACATCATGTAGCAGTGCTTGTCGATCCTTTGAGCGAAACAGGTCAAAGGTGGTCTAGTCTTGTCAAGGTGTGTGTTGCAATATTTGCGGAAGATACAATCTGACGCAGCAGTCGATCCAAAGTGGTTGTCGAATATCCCAGACATATTTATTTcaatccatctcaatcctgctGGATATAAAGATGTAAGCAGATCGATGAGCATGTTGGATGAGTTTTAATGCCAATCTCGTTGTAGGTTCCATTGAAGAGGTTTTATCGCTACAATCTTATCCCTCAACTTTCTTTCGACGAAGAGGGGTCCGTTTTTCTTTGTTCACTATATTACATGAAAgtcatttttattttattttcagGCGCGAAGTTGCCTCCCAGGCTATCTTTGAGGATATACCTGTGGATCCTATATACACTCTCGCCATGGATGTCCCTACAGCCTGGCTTGTCCGACCGCGCGAGGCTCTCTACGACCTCGACAACATCCAGCTTGGCAAACTTTACCCAGGCGATACAGCCGTTGAAGCGGTCTTCGCTCTCGACTATATCGTCATCGAAGGCCACGCGCGCGAAGTTGCCAATCAAGTGCCACGTGGTGTGCAGCTGCAGCTCGCCGCAGGTGATGGGGTCCCTGTAGACGACACACAGGTCGTCGCTAATCTAGGGTACTTCCAATTCAAGGCCAAACCAGGTGTTTTCAAGTTGGAGATCAGAGAGGGTAGAGGGCGCAAGATTTTCAACCTTGATAGTGCTGGCAATGAGGGTTGGGATAGTCCGACTGTGGAAGAAGCTGGTGCAGAAATTACAGTGACGAGTTTCGAGGGCTTAACGCTGTATCCTCGGTTGTCGAGAAATCCTGGTATGGAACTGGCAGAAGTACtgcaagaagaggaaaaggatGATGAGCCGAAGGGGATCTTTGAGGATATTTCATCTCGGTGTGTCGCTGtcgcttttgcttttctgaTTTATTATTAATTGCGTTGAAGGGTCATGTCTATCTTCAAATCATCTCCGAAGAAAGAACTTTCGACCGAGGTTGCGACTGTGAAACCTCAGGCAGAtatcaatatctttactGTCGCATCTGGTCTCCTTTACGAGGTGCGCATGGTCTATGAAGCTTTGAGCGTACTGTTGACATGATGTACCTGTTCTGTTATAGCGCTTCGTCGGCATTATGATTCTCAGTGTACTCCGTAACACCAACAGTACAGTCAAATTTTGGTTCATCGAGAACTTCCTCTCCCCTTCATTCCTGGTTTGTATTCCA is a window from the Psilocybe cubensis strain MGC-MH-2018 chromosome 8, whole genome shotgun sequence genome containing:
- a CDS encoding 60S ribosomal export protein NMD3, with product MEFVAGPAVHRVLCADCGTPIVPNSANLCVSCLRNTVDITEGIPKQAAVSFCRNCERFLAPPSSWTLAKPESAELLSICLKKLKGLNKVRLTEAHFIWTEPHSKRLRVSMTVQKEVLTNTILEQTFEIEYLVQHGQCPDCAKLAAKNTWKALVQVRQKVPHKRTFLYLEQLILKHNAQKDTISIKEVRDGLDFFYSSKSHALKMVEFLASVAPIKSKASEQLLSSDVHSSTANFKYTYSVEIVPICKDDLVCMPLKQARTFSNINPLTVCIRVGNSLQLLDPQTLQTCEIPSQIYWRAPFDSLASVTDLKEFTILDIDPDHSRQKGKFLMADAQVALAGAFHSSGKQADDEDSMDFESSGLTTQVFHTRTHLGAILQPGDTALGYFLTNANFNSDNFASLPVSRIPDIILVKKTYPNRRKKSKVRNWKLRSIAKEAGEEGETSNARGAIGRMGGRDLKKVEQDYEIFLRDLEEDPELRSGINLYKAPEVTMSAPEGERKPRKRAQFAMDVDEAPAEVIPANTTEEDDDEEEPDFPDVKLDELLEGFDEMTLGAGEDEAEEEQS
- a CDS encoding UDP-glucose:glycoprotein glucosyltransferase, with protein sequence MKRVFALLGAAIPVLQVVGSPPVKVGLRSSWPAPPFLAEILETVSLENPDAFFTYLDRLTDPELLRLPNSLKPEAIHQAALQIAIDNGILHEEGSLSLVEMNLAMHAATPKLEAFYNYYADNHNRSPGTQCGSWVDWYGEVICDVETLAQLAGVEAIDPPRDPKTDTFQPKPKILTFDHIYPPPDLILERPPRTAILYASLTSPNFRELHTYLLKLTNRLDPHVEYVFRHIPPTSQSEEKTYLSGYGVGLDLKKMDYLALDDRTNSAASNAESKSDISSDTQRVDPVMPLILAHPENVTAPGADVPLSEEELEGLGAKAAQIISESLDPLETLTHLSQNFPKYATSLARRVVVNESIAEELHNNSLKAQRGINALWFNGLQIEPKDVNPFGLIRTVRKERNVMKSLTSLGLERSEALQLLTHSAIAIAQKDSASMEAIFDASDRPEGGDVIVWWNDMEKDSRYAKWNPSLYALLRPMYPGSLPSIKANLFNIVLILDLSQTTSLNFLAGGVTNIINRDIPLRFGLVPLVETEDGKKMARLFYHLVKNYGRRKTLQFIHSISQIRLPAHLQTADLDWTTVGAAYDELVAREHEENPDVVTPSLDAIFNGEVDVDDSRLDKINAYSERLASTLASSETGHAFFNGKHFDVNENFMRQLQGEVAMQMAYLQEKVYAGVLADDAERETMSNYFYDLPTTSKRRNKYIYPAAGSKSVHIVNLPEVFAKSRFRLSSSAYLYPPADAQSISESLYVVADFDTEDGLALVKDAVSSLNEESKTRISFIHNPSFVKSPDNASRSPATWLFAHLHTRELLAKASPESLLTALGFDGLSIPTEGTQIPIKKYNAFEELTGGVSLGSIMEEEYIDYVKTSRLVSRELHLLPGQSALVVNGRVVGPIAANDFHVADFKTLEDHEFRGRTEPVVKALQDVVPQLSEDRNKFANVVSLASSVIAATQQPDPSEAGLFDKPLIVRQRGYQLLDSEYTSFQYGDNSTALHHVAVLVDPLSETGQRWSSLVKWLSNIPDIFISIHLNPAGYKDVPLKRFYRYNLIPQLSFDEEGREVASQAIFEDIPVDPIYTLAMDVPTAWLVRPREALYDLDNIQLGKLYPGDTAVEAVFALDYIVIEGHAREVANQVPRGVQLQLAAGDGVPVDDTQVVANLGYFQFKAKPGVFKLEIREGRGRKIFNLDSAGNEGWDSPTVEEAGAEITVTSFEGLTLYPRLSRNPGMELAEVLQEEEKDDEPKGIFEDISSRVMSIFKSSPKKELSTEVATVKPQADINIFTVASGLLYERFVGIMILSVLRNTNSTVKFWFIENFLSPSFLEFIPHMAERYNFQYELVTYKWPSWLRAQTEKQRIIWAYKILFLDVLFPMDLKKVIFVDADQIVRADLKELVDLDLHGAPYGYTPMGDDNTEMEGFRFWKTGYWKEFLQGKPYHISALYVIDLVRFRQASSHFSTITFQPLILSFFDLDILRGSYHSLSADPNSLANLDQDLPNNLQAQVPIYSLSEDWLWCETWCSKDRLHRAKTIDLCQNPMTKEPKLARARQIPEWDEYDTEIARFTRELAEAGKLHSRIATADANVLAGGGADGKKDASAEVVEEEIKDESHAEEPTRDEL